A window of Hypanus sabinus isolate sHypSab1 unplaced genomic scaffold, sHypSab1.hap1 scaffold_294, whole genome shotgun sequence contains these coding sequences:
- the LOC132388302 gene encoding zinc finger protein 239-like translates to MAQQRVDTGEQPFTCSDCGKGFTLSAHLQAHQSFHTGERSLTCSDCGKRFTSSSQLKIHQRVHTGERPFTCSVCGKRFTRSSDLMSHQRVHTGERPFTCLDCGKGFTQSSALKVHQRVHTGERPFTCSDCGKGFSCSSKLKVHQRVHTGETPFTCSDCGKQFTRSSHLMSHPRVHTGERPFTCSYCGESFTWSSDLMSHQRVHTGERPFTCSDCGKGFTQSSQLKIHQRVRTGERPFTCSDCGKGFTRSSKLKVHQRVHTGERPYTCSDCGKGFTQSSSLIAHQRVHTGERPFTCLDCGKRFTRSSHLKIHQRVHTGERPFTCSDCGKGFTRSSQLRRHQRVHTR, encoded by the coding sequence ATGGCTCAACAGCGAGTTGACACTGGGgagcagccgttcacctgctcagactgtgggaagggattcacgttGTCAGCTCATCTGCAAGCACACCAGtcatttcacactggggagaggtcactcacctgctcagactgtgggaaaagattcacttcatcatctcaacttaagatacatcagcgagttcacactggggagaggccgttcacttgctcagtctgtgggaagagattcactcggtcatctgacctaatgtctcaccagcgagttcacactggggagaggccgttcacctgcttggactgtgggaaaggattcactcagtcatcagcactgaaggtacaccagcgagttcacactggggagcggccgttcacctgttcggactgcgggaagggattcagttgctcatctaaactgaaggtacatcaacgagttcacactggagagacgccattcacgtgctcagactgtgggaagcaattcactcggtcatctcacctaaTGTCTCACccgcgagttcacactggggagaggccattcacctgctcatacTGTGGGGAAtcattcacttggtcatctgacctaatgtctcaccagcgagttcacactggagagaggccgttcacttgctcagactgtgggaagggattcactcagtcatctcaactgaagatacatcagagagttcgcactggagagaggccattcacatgttcagactgtgggaaaggattcactcggtcatctaaactgaaggtacatcagagagttcacactggagagaggccgtacacatgctcagactgtgggaaaggattcacacagtcatcctcCCTAATTGCACACCAGCGAGTACACACTggagagcggccgttcacctgcttggactgtgggaagagattcactcggtcatcccatctgaagatacatcagcgagttcacactggagagaggccgttcacctgctcagactgtgggaagggattcactcggtcatctcaactacggagacaccagcgagttcacactaggtaG
- the LOC132388303 gene encoding zinc finger protein 239-like: protein MAQQRVHTGERPFTCLDCGKGFTQSSALKVHQRVHTGERPFTCSDCGKGFSCSFKLKVHQRVHTGETPFTCSDCGKRFTRSSHLMSHLRVHTGERPFTCSYRGESFTCSSDLMSHQRVHTGERPFACSDCGKGFTQSSHLKIHQRVHTGERPFTCSDCGKGFTRSSKLKVHQRVHTGERPYTCSDCGKGFTQSSSLIAHQRVHTGERPFTCLDCGKRFTRSSHLKIHQRVHTGERLFTCSDCGKGFTLSSTLMTHQVVHTGERPFTCLDCGKGFTRSSDLKIHQRVHTGERPFTCSDCGKGFTRSSQLRRH from the coding sequence ATGGCTcaacagcgagttcacactggggagaggccattcacctgcttggactgtgggaaaggattcactcagtcatcagcactgaaggtacaccagcgagttcacactggggagcggccgttcacctgttcggactgcgggaagggattcagttgctcatttaaactgaaggtacatcaacgagttcacactggagagacgccattcacgtgctcagactgtgggaagcgattcactcggtcatctcacctaatgtctcacctgcgagttcacactggggagaggccattcacctgctcatacCGTGGGGAATCATTCACTTGTTCATCTGACCTAAtgtctcaccagcgagttcacactggagagaggccgttcgcttgctcagactgtgggaagggattcactcagtcatctcatctgaagatacatcagagagttcacactggagagaggccattcacctgttcagactgtgggaaaggattcactcggtcatctaaactgaaggtacatcagagagttcacactggagagaggccgtacacatgctcagactgtgggaaaggattcacacagtcatcctcCCTAATTGCACACCAGCGAGTACACACTggagagcggccgttcacctgcttggactgtgggaagagattcactcggtcatcccatctgaagatacatcagcgagttcacactggagagaggctgttcacctgctcagactgtgggaagggattcactctgtcatccaccctaaTGACACACCAggtagttcacactggggagcggccgttcacttgcttggactgtgggaagggattcactcggtcatctgacctgaagatacatcagcgagttcacactggagagaggccgttcacctgctcagactgtgggaagggattcactcggtcatctcaactgcggagacac